Below is a genomic region from Salvelinus fontinalis isolate EN_2023a chromosome 38, ASM2944872v1, whole genome shotgun sequence.
catgacacaagtcatttttccaacaattgtttacagacagattatttcacttatagttcactgtatcacaattccagtagttgactgtgcctttaaacagcttggaaaattccagaaaattatgtcatggctttagaagcttctgataggctaattgacatcatttgagtcaattggaggtgtacctgtggatgtatttcaaggcctaccttcaaactcagtgcctctttgcttgacatcctgggaaaatgaaaagaaatcagccaagacctcagaaaaaaattgtagacgtccacaagtctggttcatccttgggagcaatttccaaatgcctgaaggtaccacattcatctgtataaacaatagtacgcaagtataaacaccacgggaccacgcagccatcaaaccactcaggaaggagacgcgttctgtctcctagagatgaatgcactttggtacgaaaagtgcaaatcaatcccagaacaacagcaaaggaccttgtgaagatgctgaaggaaacaggtacaaaagtatctatatccacagtaaaacgagtcctatatcgacataacctgaaaggctgctcagcaaggaagaagccactgctccaaaaccgccataaaaaagccagactacggattgcaactgcacatggggacaaagatggtactttttggagaaatgtcctctggtcttatgaaacaaaaatagaactgtttggccataatgaccatcgttatttttggaggaaaaagagggaggcttgcaagccgaagaacacattcccaaccgtgaagaacgggagtggcagcatcatgttgtgggggtgctttgctgcaggagggactggtgcacttcacaaaatagatggcatcatgaagaaaaattatgtggatatattgaagcaacatcaagacatcagtcaggtagttaaagcttggtcgcaaatgggtcttccaaatggacaatcaccccaagcatacttccaaagttgtggccaaacggcttaaagacaacaaagtaaacgtattggagtggccatcacaatgccctgaactcaatcctatagaaactttgtgggcagaactgaaaaagtgggtgcgagcaaagaggcctacaaacctgactcagttacaccagctctgtcaggaggaatgggccgaatttcacccaacttattgtgggaagcttgtggaaggctacccgaaacgtttgactcaagtgaaacaatttaaaggcaatgctaccaaataagaattgagtgtatttaaacttctgacccactgggaatgtgatgaaagaaataaaagctgaaatcactattattctgacatttcacattcttaaataaagtggtaataactgatctaagacagggaatttttactagaattacatgtcaggaattgtgaaaaactgagtttaaatgtatttggttaaggtgtatgtaaacttccgacttcaactgtacatgcttcAACATTGAAATGCCATCTAGTGTTCCATAGAACAATTTGGGGTAGGCCTACATATTTGTAGGTGGTCGACATGCGCTGCCACCCAAGATATGTTTAAAACTAAATTACTATGTGTAAGTAGCCTGCCACAGGACATGGATTTACATCAATGAAACAAGAACTTAAAAATGGCCCTAGGACATAAAATAATTGCAGTGGGAACATCAATAAAGTATGCAAAAAAAATAATACTGGGTAATAGTCTATTTTAAAAGTGGTAAACTAGGTCTCTAAAGTAAGAATCAACATACAATAAGGGGACATTTGTgttaacatttttttatttaatcaaatgAAAGCATGAGCAATGACAGATTTTTGCAAAATATGTGTGATGCATATTAAAAGGTTTATCAAATGAATAGCAATACAACATATATTACATCATGTACATCTTATAGAAAACGTTTATACATATGTTATCATACTTCAGAGGACATGTGATATTATATATGTACAcatatttacattgttttgtgtATTTGTGGTGCTTTTGTGTTGGGAATCCCTTTTCATGCAGAGCTTATTTTATTACATTATATTGGCTGTAAAACTGTTCCTATAATGGAGTTAAGAGCAGGTTTACATTGTCATACAAGAACTTAAATGATGCGAGTTATCTTAAAGTTCCAGACAGTTCTATTGGTCATGATGACCCCATTTAGGTTCATTTCATCTTATTAGCTAATGACTTAATGGTGCCCATTGGTCCTCAGATGTAGCAAGCAACCAATGCCATTCGCTTTTACAAAGTCACTTTCAGTGGTCCTCCTCACAACAAGCCAGTCCCAATAAAGAGATAATCCAAGACCACAGTCACTGAGGCATTCTGCAGTCCTGCCTTAGGGCTCTGCTTCATGCCAATTCTCATTTAGCTTAATCTTCCCTAGCCTCTTTTTGGCTTTGGCTTTGTGTTTGTGGAGCAGCTGGGGCCGAGACAAGGCAGGCTCCTCAAACTTCATATGGCTCGACTCGTTGTGTTGCCGGGAGTACCTCTTACACTTGCACGAGGTGACCACGGTGATTTTGTACGTTCTTGTACTGCCATCCTGGCACTGCAGCTGGATGCGTTGGGTGCGTGTCTTGTCGTTGACGCAGCGCCAGTCCTGACTGTTCCTCCGGCTCCAGAACTTTCTGCCGTAGCCGCCGCCGATCCAGTTGGGAAGCATCTGAGCGGGGAGGCACTCGCCAGCACATACCAGCTCCTTTATGGGGTTGATGCTTGTGCATTGGCCATCAGAGATGTACTTGGTGGACCTCAGCTCTCTACAGCCAACTTGGCTTCTCTGGTCtgtgaaagagagaaacagaaaaacgATGAGAATCAAACCATTTTGAATATTAAAAATGTCCTTTTGTGGCCACAAACTATTTGGTTTCACTTTGAATCCTACTGCAGGTAACATAAAGGGTTTTCGATCAGACAGCCATCAATTTGGTTCATTTGGAGGTTTTTGGCACAGACTGTAAACCTATACCGGTTACTGGCTTGTAGAGAGGAAATGGTGCATTGCTCTTGCATGAGAGGAAGGGCTTTAGAGTTCTGAGCTATGTCAATGGAGCTGGCTTTCCTATTGGATTATCAGCACTGTTCTGCTCCAGGCTACAGTTCCTCACTCACCCTGTAATCCAAGCCAGGGCCCCATTCACAGACTGCCATACACCTCTGTGACAATGTGCCCCCTTCTCTATGACAGAGTTTGAtgaatgaagagaggagaggctccctttctctccttcatGCTCGGGGTCCTGAGAGAGCTCAAGTCAAACAGTGCCACAATCACAGACTTCCTGTGTATAGGAACACGCCTCCATTCAGTGGCGCTGACACACGATCACTCCCCAAACACTAGCCTGGCTGCCCTGGGTGACTCATCTCTGCTGCCCTGCTTGGACACCTgccaggagtgtgtgtgtaatatatctatatatgtgtgtgtattgaaGATCATTGTGCCAAGCTTTGCCTGGTCTCACTCAGTGGGGGCATCTGATACTGTCTCTGGAGTGTCACTACTTAGCTATTGACCAGAGCTGATCATATGTAATTTTAGCAGTTACATTTTTACATTAAGAATGTAGCATATTCATTTCAAATATAATTTAGAGAACACCATCAACAACCTAATTGTAGAAGCCGCTATAAACCTGCTTGCGCTGGAAAAAAATATGTCTATGCATTTGtcttgaaataaaacatttaatttaaaaaaaaggaAAATAGTTAAAAACAAAAGTACAATTTCTCAATGTTTTGAGAAAGAATACTGAACAATACTCACCAACTCTATCGTTCCCAGCAGTATTTCCCGCGCCTCTCCCACCGTTTCTTGCCCGATTTAAAGAGACATTGCTCGGGGCATCCTGCGCAGGAGTACCCACGTGCGAGTATAGGATCTCCGTAGCATCATTATTGAACGCCTGGCAACTCCTCACAAGAACACAAAACAAGAATACAAGGTGGCACGACTTGCATGCGCTCAAGTGCATATTTGCTTCTGGGGATTTAGGGAATAAGCAGATCCCGTGTCAGGTAAATTGATTCTGTGCCTCTGATGTCTGCGGCAGAGATACTACGTTCTGAGCTTGTTTTATATAGGCCTGCCCGAGTCTTGTTTTGGCAACCGCTCAGGTGCACATCATGGGATCTCTTGACTGAAGGCTGGACGTAACTGGATAACCACGCCCATTTGTCTGTGCACTAGAGAGCCAGCGCGTGTACAACATCTGGAGTGATCCTGTTCCTGACTCTCCAATTGATGGGATTTGGTGCTATTGAGTCATTTATGCTTCTTCAAATCGCAATCTATTCATCACATTTAATCTATTCAAAATAATAGAAGAACCTCCACTTTTGGTCTCTGCAATAATGTGTTCTTCTTctgttaaatgtttttttattttttatattcccTCATTTAATCATCTTCCATGTTCTGACATGCAGTCTCACCTATTCTCTTAATTCAAAAATGAAAGCTGATACGGTCTGTGTAATTTGCTTTCGGTCTCTGTCATTCTCTTCCTCTCGACCTCTCAATCCCTTGTCATTTTTATAGCTAATGATTGGAGTGCCTAGACTAGCTGGAGTCTTTGTGTGTGCGCAACCCATGGCAAGGAGAGATATAATTACTTCTGTGGGAGCATTCACTTCAGCCTTGTCTTCCAGATTTGAAAAGAAGTGTCACACATAGACACTAATTGTTGCTCATGTGAATGAAATCTGATACacttttgttcagtgtcattatCATACGAACCTTAAATGTAGGGCCCTCCTTCCTCCTGTGTAGAATACCACAAAGCATTGAAAACAAAGCAGATGACTGTATCTTGTGATATAATATCTGCCTGAATACATGTAAAGGTGAAGGAATAATATATTGTTTGTACTATTGTTGGTTTTGTAACCAACGACCTTCTCTCTTTTTACTTTAATGCAAGGCATATTTCACTAAAAAGCTCTTTCACCGACCTCACTTCCGCCACAAAATAAAGACAATCAAACCATTTTATCCCAGGAGACTAGTAATACATGGATGGCTTTCCCGTCTACAGTCCTTTAGGTGATGGGGTGAATGATGCAGAAGTTCATACGATATACCACTGTCATGTTTCTCCCATCTAAAGGAGCAGAAAGCTGAGATAGCCCCTCTGTATGTGTCCAGACCATGGAGACGGTGACATATAGGAGTAGATCAGGTGACAGAATCCTGTGGGAAGTAAAGGAACAGGTACACAATCCCACACACATTCCTGCACGCACaaatatgcgcacacacacacaatgagttaTTAACATATCGACAAGCAACATGacaggagagtgtgtgtattagCAGGAAGGACCCTCATGTGGtaataggagggggggggggggggactagagagGGACAAAAGGAATGCATAACATGGGAACAAAGCCAAGAGATAAAGTTCATGGGTGTGTAGAATTCACTATGAATCCCCAAGGAAGCCCCCTGTGTAAATGCAGACAATGGATTTGTGTCTTATTCTAGAGAGAGCTGTTCCCAGTTTGCCTTTAGCCACCAGATTCAAGGTACTGATTTCATTTTCACAATTGTATATTATAATTGAAATGAACTATTATGTCAAAATTGTGAAATATCCCAGTTTACTGTGGAGAATAGAATTGTGAACTTGGGCTACAATTCAGTAATAGGCCCACGATAATGTAATGAAATAAATGCATGCAATACAGGGAAACCTTTGTCACCCTTCAGTCAATACACTAGGTAGAGATAGTATGCCATCTACTGACCAGTCGTTGCCATTGTCGAAGGAACTGAATTGCAGCATGAGTAATAATGTCATAGCATGAatgttaaaataataataataaataataaaatatcaTGAATGTTATCATTTAGCCTCACATTATAACAAAATCTATCAATTATTgcctcctgcccccccccccaaaaaaaatatacatttcagAAACCTGTGCAATCTGAGGATGAGGCAAGAGAACAGATTTCTTTGTTTGTTATGACAAAAAATTTAAACAAGGGTTTATAGCATATGCTTAGGAAAATAAAGATGGTACTATTTGCCTGAAATAtatgttattttattattttggaGCTAAAGTTCTGTTATGCAACAGTTGAGGGAATGGTAGGAGAGTTCGGTTTTTTGAAACATTTACAGGACATTATGAATTGGAaatgtgaaaatattttttttactttcttGGCTATTCTGATATGATATGCCTAGTGTTTGATTGTCACACATTCCCACATTTAATATAACTGTATGCAGTATCATTATCTGTTTGTGATGTTGGCTACAGTACCTTGTTAAGTATCTCAGCATGGAGAATCTTGAAAAGTCTGGAATATTGACGAGTCCTCTACAATCACATTTTGTTAATTTGCATTCTGTGCATTTTATATAACATAATACTGGCATATACTGACATGATTGGTATTTTCCAACAAATTATAATTTACAGGTCACATCACGTCCACAGCCTTGCAGTGAATAGGGCCTCATTTGAAATACTTAAGTTATTGATTCCATAGTTATAAGTTATGATAAGACTACTTTTTGGCAAGGTAAAGTTGACAGACATCAATGTCCCTCATGATTCCATATTTCTGGAGAGCATCATGAAGGCCCTGTAGGAATATGCAGTGACATTCTAAATATCATTACATCTTCAAAATACTTGAGCAATCTTTTAGGTAAGATAAATTAAGTATAGTAATTCAGACAGGTCTATCACATATGACGGACAAACCAAACCAACCACCCTACTAGATCTACCTGGAGCCAGGAAACAACATTGCATTGCATGTTCTCTGTCTGAGTTTGTCTTGTTGTGGATCTGTGTTTTCCATCCTCAAGTGCACACATGCCTGTCCTTTTTATAGactgttcccagatctgtttgtgctcttgccaagtccattgctgtcattgtcaagccaagTTTGGCATGACAATTTCACATGGAGTTGTTAAGAGAGCAGAAACAGGCTGTCACCCAGGCTACTGTCTTTACTGTATGTTTTCCATTTCTAGATGCCCTGGGACACCTAACCTGCCATTGGGTTCTTCTTCTGCACAAACACCAGATGAAGAGGCTGGAGGACTGCGTGGCTGAGTTGAGGAACTTGCAGCATCTCCACACTGCCAGTGAGTGAATAGGGATTCCACTGATACTGTACAGTCTAAGTCCCTCACATTTGACATGGTTATGTGAGGAACAACAGATATGACCAGTGGAGGCTTGTGGGGGGAGGTATAAGAAGACGGGCTCAATTTAATGGTtggaatggaacagagtcaaacgtggtttccatatgtttgataccattccattcattacaatgaacccatcctcctataggtccccctcaccagcctcctttAGATTTGACACAGTATTGTAGATGAAAACTTGTTTGACAATTGCTTTTGCAGCTTTTTTCCCTGAATCGCTACTCACAACAGACCGGACATCGTCAATATGTGGTCCATAACTTGCTATCAGTGAAGTTATTGGATAGAAGAGGTATGTCAACAAATATTGAAATCATATTCCAAAAATTGGAAAATAAGCAACTAACTAGTGAAACTGTTACAATACATTGCTGTGTCAAGTCTGGGATCCTTGTTGAACCTAAAGTGATTCCTGGTTGACAGAGatgaagcaggaggagaggaacagttCATTACAGCCGTTTTGTATACAACACCATTGTGTCCCCCAGTTGGCAGCCGGGCAGAGACTCCTGCCAGTAGAGAGACTGGCATCTATGAGGAGGGATGACACTTTGCTCAAGGTAAAATACTGTACCAAAGAAGAAGAGCATTTGCCTTATATTGCAATTCACCAGCTTTTTTAATCTATTGACTTGAAAATTGAGAAAATATGCAATCAATTTGATAATTTTCATCTGACTTGCAGTTCACTATGGATCAAGACAACATTCAAAGTAAGTCACAAATAAGGGTTATGGGTGATTATCTCTTGATACAAATTATGCAATGTTACAATTGAATGTATGACTCCTAAAGTATTAAACGTTCTCAATGTCTATTTATATGCGCTTCTCTGTGACGCTTATCTCTGCCCAGGAGCCCATTTGGTGAGATAGCAGATCCCAGTGTGCACAGACCCATGCAGAGATCCATCATGCAGTTCTCCACTGTGGACTGGAAGGCAATTTCCACCGCTGGGGGAATGGAACCAGCCAGGGGCCAACATCCTCACTGTCATGTTCGGATAACTGCACCAAAAACAAGAGGGGTGAATCTCAATTGTATTTAACTGATTCttcatgtcctctctccttggCTTCTTCTCAAAATGCATTGGAGGAGAAGATCCCAGGGGAGGAACCTCAGATCAGAATCAGTTTTCTCATTACTACCACACAACAAACAGACACCCCAGGTCAATGTTACACAGTACATGATGACCTGGAGGAAGAACTCTGGGAGTCTGAATCCTCACTGGTCTACGTTAAGAACATTTCCCATGTGAGTGGAGTCTAGtcttagcctgatcccagatctgtttgtgccatcatgtcAACGCGGTGTCATACAAAACATTATTTTGCATGACAAGGAGTGGCAAGGTTTGGCATGACTGATACaaacagactgacacccagaTGAGTAATCTGTCATACAATCAAAAGCACAGAGACAGTACTGTGGTGTTTATTCTGGTGTATTGCAATCCCAGTCATTTGACATCTTCGAAACATCAGTGTTCAACAAAAAAAAGCCACATTGTTAGAAGGATTTGCCAAATTGCCTTTTCAGGTTACAGTAACTTAAAAATAATTTTGTTCTTGGCCAATTCAAGCGACTTTACTGTATGTTTGGAAACAATGTCCTTTAtctattaactagggaaattaaGGACATGAACAAACAGAATACCAATTAAATCTACTACTACTTCTTCTTTACATCACACTCCCTGAAGCACTTTCCATTATTCTTGAACAAAAACCACCGACATAATTATATTAGTGTACAATTTAACATTGGACATGAATGATGAAAATAAAACATGGAATAAAAATTCAAAAAGCATAGACACTCGTGACCCTAACCCTTCTTCCATCGTGTGCAATAGTGTTGCATTGCTTTGGTGGAAAACAATGTCAGATCATCAATAAATAAGGGATCCTTTCCCATGGGTTCAGGCCTTAAGCTTGTGTGAAGCTCCTGCGTACTTCATCCCCAGGTTAACTGTTGGGCATTACACGGCAGGCCTCCCTTAGACCTTCTAGGACAACAGTGTAGACCTGTAGTAGGGGAGACAGCAGCGTGTATAGGCATTGTGCACCTGTGTCAGACGTCCCTTACAGACCTCCTTCAGTTCTCTGTGGCTGGAGTGGTGGAGACGGggctggggggaggggggtctGCTTGGTTGTCAGAGGTTGACGGGGAAGACGGAGAGTCTTCATTGGGTCCTACTGAGAGGTCCTGCATGGAGCCTGTCGCCGACTCTACCGCCTGGCTCTGCTCTGAGAAACACAGAAGGAGCCCACTGTTAACATGATGCCTTGTAACCCGACGCAATGGAAAGACGATTTAACCTAACTACCACTTTTGAAGCTGAAGCATCCTATTCAAAACCAAGCATCGTTTCGTAACCAATGTACAGTAGGTGTTTCATGTCATCCTTGGTCACTTAAAATTACAATGAGACATATACAAATTAAACAAGAGGGGACATGAAAATGTACGGCTCAAGAATATTTCTCCAATACCTTTCCTCTGTCGCTCCATCAGCTTGGCTGACTCTGCCTCGTGCTTTTCTCTCTGCTCCTGAAGCTGCTTGCAGACCTTCTTATGGGTGAACCAGTGCATTTTCTGGCAGGCTGGGGCACAGTAAATCACCTATAGGAACACAAAAAACGTTGCATGTATTGGGTAAGAAGAGAGGCCCATGCATCGGATGCAAGGATACATAATGACAGATTGACCATCGCTATTGCAGGTCTATGAATGATGACAGTGGACATATGAATATAGCATTTGACTGTATTGATATGAGTTACCGTAGAAACGCGCATTGTGCCTACCATTTTACAGATGGAGCATCTCTTCTCTGCTCCCTTCTCCCCACAGGTGGTACAGAACTCCGCATCCATGAAGCCCACCTGTCCTGTTATAGCCTGGGTCAAAACTGAGATGGCTGTAGGATCGTTACCCTGACCAGGACAGAAAGGGGAAATGGGAGACAAAATTCTAAATATACACAAGATATACAGTACAAAATGACACTAATGGTCAAAGATTAAGCCTAGTCTTGACCTAAAAAGGTATTTTAAAGGGATTTCCtcattgagcatgctttttagtccatgACTAAGCTTAATCATTGTCTGGGAAACTGGGCCTAACAGTATAAACGTTGAAAAGGTTATTAAGCCCATAACATGAAACTATTACGAGTGGTGCTTCACTCAAACTGACGTTGCAAAATGAGTCTATATTaaatacagacagacatcacGAGAGAGAGCATGACTgtaaaagcactttgtgacaaataTTGATGGGAAAAGAggctttataaatcaatttgattgatgactgattgacTCACAATCTCCACGGGAGCGATACTTCGGACcagctgctgcagcagtgtgGCGTCGCAGTAGGGGAACTTGCGGATGCACTCTCTGATGAACTTCTCCTGAAACAGCGGGAAGCCGTCACTGTCCCGGCCCTTCAACAAGCTGTATGGGGACAGCAATGACATCTGGGGTTGTATGCATTGCAATACAGTACATATAACAATCAAAAACAGATTTAGTGTGTCAGAGTATTTCTACACATCATCAGTGCAGCCAGATATATGCATTTCATAGCAATTTCTTCCTTATCTTACCGACTTTTTGCATTGACATCCTCTGTCCGTCCAGTTTAATAAAAAATATCtataaatagtaataataatgtcCGGGAAACCAGCCCCATATGTATTTACATGTTCAAATGTGTTTACTCTACAcatgtctgggaaaccagcccataCAGTCCAACCCCCTCGCTCACCTCTTGATGAGTCCTTCCAGCTTGTCGTCGCGCTCCTTGAGGAAGGAGGCACACTTCTGCAGCACACAGCTAATGTAGTGCATCTTCAAGGCCAGCACCTCATTCATGTCCTGCTGCTTCACACACTTCTCACAGATCAGCTCCATCACCCGCCGGCACTTCTCCAGGGCCTCCACCTCAGCCAGCACCGGGTTCTCCTTCACCAGAAGCACcatctgagagagac
It encodes:
- the LOC129837416 gene encoding sclerostin domain-containing protein 1-like, whose translation is MHLSACKSCHLVFLFCVLVRSCQAFNNDATEILYSHVGTPAQDAPSNVSLNRARNGGRGAGNTAGNDRVDQRSQVGCRELRSTKYISDGQCTSINPIKELVCAGECLPAQMLPNWIGGGYGRKFWSRRNSQDWRCVNDKTRTQRIQLQCQDGSTRTYKITVVTSCKCKRYSRQHNESSHMKFEEPALSRPQLLHKHKAKAKKRLGKIKLNENWHEAEP
- the LOC129837582 gene encoding ankyrin repeat and MYND domain-containing protein 2-like, which produces MSAPKKGDLSSTERELFVVIAAGNVQEASRLLGCKDVRVNCLDENGMTPLMHAAYKGKVDMCKLLLQHGADVNCNEHEHGYTALMFAGLSGKTDITWMMLDAGAETDVVNSVGRTASQMAAFVGQHDCVTVINNFFSRAKLEYYTIRQGLEKEPKLPPKLAGPLHKIIMSTNLNPVKMVLLVKENPVLAEVEALEKCRRVMELICEKCVKQQDMNEVLALKMHYISCVLQKCASFLKERDDKLEGLIKSLLKGRDSDGFPLFQEKFIRECIRKFPYCDATLLQQLVRSIAPVEIGNDPTAISVLTQAITGQVGFMDAEFCTTCGEKGAEKRCSICKMVIYCAPACQKMHWFTHKKVCKQLQEQREKHEAESAKLMERQRKEQSQAVESATGSMQDLSVGPNEDSPSSPSTSDNQADPPPPSPVSTTPATEN